Proteins encoded together in one Stenotrophomonas bentonitica window:
- a CDS encoding M28 family metallopeptidase, translating into MRMLLLSSCLFVGGLAHAANDLPGGGIDPEALSRHVRILASDEFEGRAPASPGEERTVQYLIEEFRKSGLQPGGPDGSWVQPVPMVRASVDGPVRAELRQKGKARALENGVDVTMQSLRPQASVDIRNAPLVFVGYGIDAPERQWDDYKGVDLHGKIAVMLINDADFESERPGAFDGKAVTYYGRWTYKFEEAARRGAQGVLIVHETAPAAYGWATVKSSGTSPLFDIERTPEQALAQHVPLRGWMQRSVAEQVFRDAGLDFEAEKRKAMTPGFQPVVLGDATLSAQFKIKREQVVTRNVVAKLPGGAHADEAVIFSAHWDAFGIGQPDAKGDRIRRGAIDNATGVATVLELGRVFAAGPQPQRTLYFVALTAEEKGLLGANYYAAHPLAPLEKTAAVINIEMFSPDGPTRDIASWGKGRVSLEGDLERVAKARGRSYSPDPNLEAGFFYRADHFAFARLGVPAITIGPGLDKLEGGVEAGKALREKYFADCYHQACDAWTPTWDPAGHAADTLLVYDLGAELANSRRWPHWEEGSEFRKTREQSEAARR; encoded by the coding sequence ATGCGCATGCTGCTGTTGTCGTCCTGTCTGTTCGTCGGCGGGCTGGCCCACGCGGCCAATGACCTGCCGGGCGGCGGCATCGACCCCGAAGCGCTGTCGCGTCACGTGCGGATCCTGGCCTCGGACGAGTTCGAAGGGCGCGCCCCGGCCTCGCCCGGCGAAGAGCGCACCGTGCAGTACCTGATCGAGGAATTCCGCAAGTCCGGCCTGCAGCCGGGCGGCCCGGACGGCAGCTGGGTGCAGCCGGTGCCGATGGTGCGTGCCTCGGTCGACGGCCCGGTGCGCGCGGAGCTGCGCCAGAAGGGCAAGGCGCGCGCGCTGGAAAACGGCGTGGATGTGACGATGCAGAGCCTGCGCCCGCAGGCGTCGGTGGACATCAGGAATGCACCGCTGGTGTTCGTCGGCTACGGCATCGACGCGCCCGAGCGCCAGTGGGACGACTACAAGGGCGTGGACCTGCACGGCAAGATCGCCGTCATGCTGATCAACGACGCCGATTTCGAGTCCGAACGCCCCGGCGCCTTCGACGGCAAGGCGGTCACCTACTACGGTCGCTGGACCTACAAGTTCGAGGAAGCGGCGCGGCGTGGCGCGCAGGGCGTGCTGATCGTGCATGAAACCGCCCCGGCGGCGTACGGCTGGGCCACGGTGAAGAGCTCGGGCACCTCGCCGCTGTTCGACATCGAACGCACCCCGGAGCAGGCGCTGGCGCAGCACGTTCCGCTGCGTGGCTGGATGCAGCGCTCGGTGGCCGAGCAGGTGTTCCGCGACGCCGGGCTGGATTTCGAAGCGGAGAAGCGCAAGGCCATGACCCCTGGCTTCCAGCCGGTGGTGCTGGGCGACGCTACGCTGTCGGCGCAGTTCAAAATCAAGCGCGAGCAGGTGGTCACCCGCAACGTGGTGGCCAAGCTGCCGGGCGGCGCGCACGCCGACGAAGCGGTGATCTTCTCCGCGCACTGGGACGCGTTCGGCATCGGCCAGCCCGACGCCAAGGGCGACCGGATCCGCCGTGGCGCGATCGACAACGCCACCGGCGTAGCCACCGTGCTGGAGCTGGGCCGCGTGTTCGCGGCCGGCCCGCAGCCGCAGCGCACGCTGTACTTCGTGGCGCTCACGGCTGAAGAAAAGGGCCTGCTCGGTGCCAACTACTACGCCGCGCATCCGCTGGCGCCGCTGGAAAAGACCGCCGCGGTGATCAACATCGAGATGTTCAGCCCGGACGGCCCCACCCGCGACATTGCCTCGTGGGGCAAGGGCCGCGTCTCGCTGGAAGGGGACCTGGAGCGCGTGGCCAAGGCCCGTGGCCGCAGCTACAGCCCCGACCCGAACCTGGAAGCGGGCTTCTTCTACCGCGCCGACCACTTCGCCTTCGCCCGCCTGGGCGTGCCGGCGATCACCATCGGCCCGGGCCTGGACAAGCTGGAAGGGGGCGTTGAAGCCGGCAAGGCACTGCGCGAGAAGTACTTCGCCGACTGCTACCACCAGGCCTGCGACGCCTGGACCCCCACCTGGGACCCGGCCGGCCACGCCGCCGACACCCTGCTGGTCTACGACCTGGGCGCCGAACTGGCCAACAGCCGCCGCTGGCCGCATTGGGAAGAGGGTTCGGAGTTCCGCAAGACCCGCGAACAAAGCGAAGCCGCCCGCCGGTAA